Genomic window (Deinococcus carri):
CTGACCGTCTCGTCATTCACAATCAGGTCGACTCGGCCCTCGATGACGTACCCGAGAGTTTCATAGGGGTGGGTGGACATGGGCTTGTCCGCGTTCGGCTCCTCGCGGTGCCACAGCCGCATGCTGCTGCCCTCGCCGCGAACCAGGTGGTGCTCGCCTTCCGGACCGTGGGTGGTACTGCCCCGGCTGACCTTGTACCGACTTCCCTCGTTCTGAGTCATACCTCAGCCTGCCGGGACCGCGCGAGCGGGGGGTGAGGGGAAGGTTGAGGGGTACTTACGGCCGAGGTCGCCCGCGCGGGCCGCGCCAGCACGCCTTCCCCAGCTTGTGCCCGAAAATCACGTGCTGGACGTTCTTTTGCGGACTTGGCGGCGGGGGGGGCAGCGGCGTACACTGACGGTCTACCGTTGCGCCTGGCAACGTGGCGAGGGGGTGAGGGAGCAACGTGGGAACCAAGGAGGACGTGCGTGCGCGGCTGAGTATCGCGGACGTGATCGGGGAACACGTGCGCCTCACCCCGGCGGGCAAGGGCCGCCTGAAGGGGCTGTGTCCCT
Coding sequences:
- a CDS encoding cupin domain-containing protein, translated to MTQNEGSRYKVSRGSTTHGPEGEHHLVRGEGSSMRLWHREEPNADKPMSTHPYETLGYVIEGRVDLIVNDETVSLQPGDSYHVPRNTPHTFRITETLTAVEVNTPATDR